A section of the Scleropages formosus chromosome 16, fSclFor1.1, whole genome shotgun sequence genome encodes:
- the LOC108925915 gene encoding E3 ubiquitin-protein ligase RNF38-like isoform X2, protein MPVAAAAQPATQEPCVFSQLPAAPDSGVPKRADACEEPAPRTQEGGRAAGSHTHSSSGRIFLTAAPSPPSHSPPTSSPVATSCPHRQHSQGPHPPVMEPPRTRSRSRSGFYQYGAVNSSGSGHGSGGFGVPQQQNSHGGCLPLGAHSPASENQRSPGHSLPVGASRHPAPGGVRNAGGAGGVAGAFHCLSDHAYSEESDKSEGCPSPKRQRLSQQSVLELASAPPSTPPPMRPWEMPATRRSHPLYPPERCRRSPPVRRQRVRRERLARPTHHVAPAGGQDENLHHPHRPTPAHQSYSYGQPPVPPANMEEPRAFHPPALSPRLLHPAAHPQQQSAVMVDLHDQLQQGTVPVSYTVTAVPAHGLPTPLCTGQHIPTCSSQQPVPGCSVVFSGQHYPVCSVPPPMLPACSVQHLPLPYAFPSLISSDPPFLLHPPHLPHHASHLPPPGQFVPFQAQQSRSPLQRIENEVELLGEHLSVGGSFSYPHSAHPSAMPPSAPLQFLSHDPLPQELFGVPYPHFMPRRLTNRRYRSQQAVQPPPYHPSFLPYFLSMLPVQPTVGPTISLDLEVDDGEVENYEALLNLAERLGEAKPRGLTKVDIEQLPSYRFNPNNHQSEQTLCVVCMCDFESRQLLRVLPCNHEFHAKCVDKWLKGNRTCPICRADASEVQRDSE, encoded by the exons ATGCCAGTCGCTGCCGCAGCTCAACCCGCGACACAGGAGCCTTGCGTGTTTTCCCAGCTGCCCGCCGCCCCGGATTCCGGCGTCCCGAAGCGGGCGGACGCGTGTGAGGAGCCGGCGCCGCGCACCCAGGAGGGAGGACGAGCGGCCGGGAGTCACACgcacagcagcagcggcaggaTTTTCCTCACGGCCGCGCCGTCCCCTCCTTCGCACTCCCCTCCTACGTCCTCCCCCGTGGCCACCTCCTGTCCCCACCGGCAGCACAGCCAAGGTCCCCATCCGCCGGTCATGGAGCCCCCCAGGACTCGGTCGCGCTCGCGCTCCGGATTCTACCAGTACGGCGCCGTAAACAGCTCGGGAAGCGGCCACGGCAGCGGGGGCTTCGGCGTCCCCCAGCAACAAAACTCTCACGGCGGGTGCCTGCCTCTGGGAGCGCACAGCCCGGCTTCGGAGAACCAGCGCAGCCCGGGCCACAGCCTCCCCGTGGGCGCGTCCAGACACCCGGCTCCCGGAGGCGTCCGCAACGCCGGCGGCGCAG GGGGAGTCGCAGGCGCCTTCCACTGCCTCTCGGACCATGCGTACAGCGAGGAGAGCGACAAG AGTGAAGGCTGCCCTAGTCCCAAGCGCCAGCGCCTCTCACAGCAGTCTGTGCTGGAGTTGGCATCGGCTCCACCCTCCACGCCACCGCCCATGCGTCCATGGGAGATGCCGGCCACTCGCCGCTCCCACCCGCTGTACCCCCCGGAGCGCTGCCGTCGCAG CCCTCCAGTGAGGCGCCAACGTGTCCGGCGAGAACGCCTGGCCCGCCCTACACACCACGTGGCCCCTGCGGGTGGACAGGACGAGAACCTGCACCACCCACACCGTCCTACACCTGCTCACCAGAGCTACTCCTATGGGCAGCCTCCCGTGCCCCCAGCCAACATGGAGGAGCCCCGCGCCTTCCACCCCCCTGCGTTGTCCCCTCGATTGCTGCACCCAGCAGCCCACCCCCAGCAGCAGAGTGCCGTGATGGTGGATCTGCACGACCAG CTACAGCAAGGCACCGTGCCGGTGTCCTACACGGTGACAGCGGTGCCTGCCCACGGCCTCCCCACGCCCCTGTGTACAGGCCAGCACATCCCCACCTGCTCGTCCCAGCAGCCGGTGCCGGGCTGTTCGGTGGTCTTCAGCGGTCAGCACTACCCCGTATGCAGCGTTCCTCCCCCC ATGCTGCCGGCATGTTCAGTCCAGCACCTGCCCCTGCCTTACGCTTTCCCGTCCTTGATCTCCAGCGACCCTCCTTTCCTGCTGCATCCACCTCACCTACCCCACCATGCATCCCACCTACCCCCACCTGGGCAGTTTGTGCCCTTCCAGGCACAGCAGTCACGATCA CCGCTCCAGAGGATCGAGAATGAGGTGGAACTTCTCGGGGAGCACTTATCAGTGGGCGGCAGCTTCAGCTACCCTCACTCAGCCCACCCCAGCGCCATGCCTccctctgcaccactgcagTTCCTTTCCCATGACCCCCTGCCACAGGAGCTCTTTGGAGTG CCATACCCTCACTTCATGCCTCGACGGCTCACCAATCGCCGCTACCGTTCCCAGCAGGCCGTGCAACCTCCTCCCTACCACCCCAGCTTTCTGCCATACTTCCT CTCAATGCTTCCAGTACAGCCCACTGTGGGGCCGACCATCAGCCTGGACCTGGAAGTGGATGACGGGGAGGTGGAGAACTACGAG GCCCTGTTGAACCTGGCTGAGCGCCTGGGGGAGGCCAAGCCCCGGGGGTTGACCAAAGTGGACATTGAGCAGTTACCCTCCTACCGTTTCAATCCCAACAACCACCAGTCGGAGCAGACGCT GTGTGTGGTCTGCATGTGCGATTTTGAGTCTCGACAACTGCTCCGCGTCCTTCCCTGCAACCATGAGTTCCATGCCAAGTGTGTGGACAAGTGGCTGAAG
- the LOC108925915 gene encoding E3 ubiquitin-protein ligase RNF38-like isoform X1 — translation MVTHTAPIAACVCLPACQAVCLCHTPGVRKRRGRGGGNSPKEMPVAAAAQPATQEPCVFSQLPAAPDSGVPKRADACEEPAPRTQEGGRAAGSHTHSSSGRIFLTAAPSPPSHSPPTSSPVATSCPHRQHSQGPHPPVMEPPRTRSRSRSGFYQYGAVNSSGSGHGSGGFGVPQQQNSHGGCLPLGAHSPASENQRSPGHSLPVGASRHPAPGGVRNAGGAGGVAGAFHCLSDHAYSEESDKSEGCPSPKRQRLSQQSVLELASAPPSTPPPMRPWEMPATRRSHPLYPPERCRRSPPVRRQRVRRERLARPTHHVAPAGGQDENLHHPHRPTPAHQSYSYGQPPVPPANMEEPRAFHPPALSPRLLHPAAHPQQQSAVMVDLHDQLQQGTVPVSYTVTAVPAHGLPTPLCTGQHIPTCSSQQPVPGCSVVFSGQHYPVCSVPPPMLPACSVQHLPLPYAFPSLISSDPPFLLHPPHLPHHASHLPPPGQFVPFQAQQSRSPLQRIENEVELLGEHLSVGGSFSYPHSAHPSAMPPSAPLQFLSHDPLPQELFGVPYPHFMPRRLTNRRYRSQQAVQPPPYHPSFLPYFLSMLPVQPTVGPTISLDLEVDDGEVENYEALLNLAERLGEAKPRGLTKVDIEQLPSYRFNPNNHQSEQTLCVVCMCDFESRQLLRVLPCNHEFHAKCVDKWLKGNRTCPICRADASEVQRDSE, via the exons ATGGTGACACACACGGCGCCGAtcgctgcgtgtgtgtgtctgcctgcctgccaggctgtgtgtctgtgtcacacaccgggag TCcgaaaaagaagaggaagagggggGGGAAACAGCCCAAAGGAAATGCCAGTCGCTGCCGCAGCTCAACCCGCGACACAGGAGCCTTGCGTGTTTTCCCAGCTGCCCGCCGCCCCGGATTCCGGCGTCCCGAAGCGGGCGGACGCGTGTGAGGAGCCGGCGCCGCGCACCCAGGAGGGAGGACGAGCGGCCGGGAGTCACACgcacagcagcagcggcaggaTTTTCCTCACGGCCGCGCCGTCCCCTCCTTCGCACTCCCCTCCTACGTCCTCCCCCGTGGCCACCTCCTGTCCCCACCGGCAGCACAGCCAAGGTCCCCATCCGCCGGTCATGGAGCCCCCCAGGACTCGGTCGCGCTCGCGCTCCGGATTCTACCAGTACGGCGCCGTAAACAGCTCGGGAAGCGGCCACGGCAGCGGGGGCTTCGGCGTCCCCCAGCAACAAAACTCTCACGGCGGGTGCCTGCCTCTGGGAGCGCACAGCCCGGCTTCGGAGAACCAGCGCAGCCCGGGCCACAGCCTCCCCGTGGGCGCGTCCAGACACCCGGCTCCCGGAGGCGTCCGCAACGCCGGCGGCGCAG GGGGAGTCGCAGGCGCCTTCCACTGCCTCTCGGACCATGCGTACAGCGAGGAGAGCGACAAG AGTGAAGGCTGCCCTAGTCCCAAGCGCCAGCGCCTCTCACAGCAGTCTGTGCTGGAGTTGGCATCGGCTCCACCCTCCACGCCACCGCCCATGCGTCCATGGGAGATGCCGGCCACTCGCCGCTCCCACCCGCTGTACCCCCCGGAGCGCTGCCGTCGCAG CCCTCCAGTGAGGCGCCAACGTGTCCGGCGAGAACGCCTGGCCCGCCCTACACACCACGTGGCCCCTGCGGGTGGACAGGACGAGAACCTGCACCACCCACACCGTCCTACACCTGCTCACCAGAGCTACTCCTATGGGCAGCCTCCCGTGCCCCCAGCCAACATGGAGGAGCCCCGCGCCTTCCACCCCCCTGCGTTGTCCCCTCGATTGCTGCACCCAGCAGCCCACCCCCAGCAGCAGAGTGCCGTGATGGTGGATCTGCACGACCAG CTACAGCAAGGCACCGTGCCGGTGTCCTACACGGTGACAGCGGTGCCTGCCCACGGCCTCCCCACGCCCCTGTGTACAGGCCAGCACATCCCCACCTGCTCGTCCCAGCAGCCGGTGCCGGGCTGTTCGGTGGTCTTCAGCGGTCAGCACTACCCCGTATGCAGCGTTCCTCCCCCC ATGCTGCCGGCATGTTCAGTCCAGCACCTGCCCCTGCCTTACGCTTTCCCGTCCTTGATCTCCAGCGACCCTCCTTTCCTGCTGCATCCACCTCACCTACCCCACCATGCATCCCACCTACCCCCACCTGGGCAGTTTGTGCCCTTCCAGGCACAGCAGTCACGATCA CCGCTCCAGAGGATCGAGAATGAGGTGGAACTTCTCGGGGAGCACTTATCAGTGGGCGGCAGCTTCAGCTACCCTCACTCAGCCCACCCCAGCGCCATGCCTccctctgcaccactgcagTTCCTTTCCCATGACCCCCTGCCACAGGAGCTCTTTGGAGTG CCATACCCTCACTTCATGCCTCGACGGCTCACCAATCGCCGCTACCGTTCCCAGCAGGCCGTGCAACCTCCTCCCTACCACCCCAGCTTTCTGCCATACTTCCT CTCAATGCTTCCAGTACAGCCCACTGTGGGGCCGACCATCAGCCTGGACCTGGAAGTGGATGACGGGGAGGTGGAGAACTACGAG GCCCTGTTGAACCTGGCTGAGCGCCTGGGGGAGGCCAAGCCCCGGGGGTTGACCAAAGTGGACATTGAGCAGTTACCCTCCTACCGTTTCAATCCCAACAACCACCAGTCGGAGCAGACGCT GTGTGTGGTCTGCATGTGCGATTTTGAGTCTCGACAACTGCTCCGCGTCCTTCCCTGCAACCATGAGTTCCATGCCAAGTGTGTGGACAAGTGGCTGAAG
- the LOC108925915 gene encoding E3 ubiquitin-protein ligase RNF38-like isoform X3, with product MHTEAVCSEEPKMQVDALPEQGGVAGAFHCLSDHAYSEESDKSEGCPSPKRQRLSQQSVLELASAPPSTPPPMRPWEMPATRRSHPLYPPERCRRSPPVRRQRVRRERLARPTHHVAPAGGQDENLHHPHRPTPAHQSYSYGQPPVPPANMEEPRAFHPPALSPRLLHPAAHPQQQSAVMVDLHDQLQQGTVPVSYTVTAVPAHGLPTPLCTGQHIPTCSSQQPVPGCSVVFSGQHYPVCSVPPPMLPACSVQHLPLPYAFPSLISSDPPFLLHPPHLPHHASHLPPPGQFVPFQAQQSRSPLQRIENEVELLGEHLSVGGSFSYPHSAHPSAMPPSAPLQFLSHDPLPQELFGVPYPHFMPRRLTNRRYRSQQAVQPPPYHPSFLPYFLSMLPVQPTVGPTISLDLEVDDGEVENYEALLNLAERLGEAKPRGLTKVDIEQLPSYRFNPNNHQSEQTLCVVCMCDFESRQLLRVLPCNHEFHAKCVDKWLKGNRTCPICRADASEVQRDSE from the exons ATGCACACAGAGGCGGTTTGTTCAGAGGAGCCTAAAATGCAAGTCGATGCTCTCCCAGAGCAAG GGGGAGTCGCAGGCGCCTTCCACTGCCTCTCGGACCATGCGTACAGCGAGGAGAGCGACAAG AGTGAAGGCTGCCCTAGTCCCAAGCGCCAGCGCCTCTCACAGCAGTCTGTGCTGGAGTTGGCATCGGCTCCACCCTCCACGCCACCGCCCATGCGTCCATGGGAGATGCCGGCCACTCGCCGCTCCCACCCGCTGTACCCCCCGGAGCGCTGCCGTCGCAG CCCTCCAGTGAGGCGCCAACGTGTCCGGCGAGAACGCCTGGCCCGCCCTACACACCACGTGGCCCCTGCGGGTGGACAGGACGAGAACCTGCACCACCCACACCGTCCTACACCTGCTCACCAGAGCTACTCCTATGGGCAGCCTCCCGTGCCCCCAGCCAACATGGAGGAGCCCCGCGCCTTCCACCCCCCTGCGTTGTCCCCTCGATTGCTGCACCCAGCAGCCCACCCCCAGCAGCAGAGTGCCGTGATGGTGGATCTGCACGACCAG CTACAGCAAGGCACCGTGCCGGTGTCCTACACGGTGACAGCGGTGCCTGCCCACGGCCTCCCCACGCCCCTGTGTACAGGCCAGCACATCCCCACCTGCTCGTCCCAGCAGCCGGTGCCGGGCTGTTCGGTGGTCTTCAGCGGTCAGCACTACCCCGTATGCAGCGTTCCTCCCCCC ATGCTGCCGGCATGTTCAGTCCAGCACCTGCCCCTGCCTTACGCTTTCCCGTCCTTGATCTCCAGCGACCCTCCTTTCCTGCTGCATCCACCTCACCTACCCCACCATGCATCCCACCTACCCCCACCTGGGCAGTTTGTGCCCTTCCAGGCACAGCAGTCACGATCA CCGCTCCAGAGGATCGAGAATGAGGTGGAACTTCTCGGGGAGCACTTATCAGTGGGCGGCAGCTTCAGCTACCCTCACTCAGCCCACCCCAGCGCCATGCCTccctctgcaccactgcagTTCCTTTCCCATGACCCCCTGCCACAGGAGCTCTTTGGAGTG CCATACCCTCACTTCATGCCTCGACGGCTCACCAATCGCCGCTACCGTTCCCAGCAGGCCGTGCAACCTCCTCCCTACCACCCCAGCTTTCTGCCATACTTCCT CTCAATGCTTCCAGTACAGCCCACTGTGGGGCCGACCATCAGCCTGGACCTGGAAGTGGATGACGGGGAGGTGGAGAACTACGAG GCCCTGTTGAACCTGGCTGAGCGCCTGGGGGAGGCCAAGCCCCGGGGGTTGACCAAAGTGGACATTGAGCAGTTACCCTCCTACCGTTTCAATCCCAACAACCACCAGTCGGAGCAGACGCT GTGTGTGGTCTGCATGTGCGATTTTGAGTCTCGACAACTGCTCCGCGTCCTTCCCTGCAACCATGAGTTCCATGCCAAGTGTGTGGACAAGTGGCTGAAG